GCGGGCCGGCAACCGCATCGTGGGCGCCGTCCTGCGCAGACCGGACGGCGAGCGATGCACCCTGCAGGCCGATCTCGTCGTGGGAGCGGACGGCCGCATGTCGAGGATCGCGGAGATGGTCGGCGCGCGGCCGCTGATCCTGTCGACGGAGCGGACGGCGACCCTCTACGGCTATGTCCCGAACATCCCGAACGAGGGTTATCGCTGGTTCTTCGGCCAAGAGGCATCGGCCGGCGTCATCCCGACGAACGATGGCCTGCATTGCGTCTTTGCGGCGTGCCGGCCCGCCGACTACAGCGCACATTTCGCCGATGCGCGAAACGGCATGGCCGCCATCCTTCGCGGGTTCGATCCCGCCCTTGCGCAGCGCGTCCTGCAGGCACCTTCGGGGCACCTGCGCCGCTTCCTCGGCGCGCCGGGCCACATGCGAAAGCGCGCGGGCGAGGGCTGGGCGCTTGTCGGCGATGCGGCCTGCTTCAAGGACCCGGCGACGGCCCATGGCATCACCGACGCCCTCCTCGACGCTGACGCGCTGTCGCGGTCCCTCCTCCGCGACGGAACGCCGGACCGCTATGGCTGCGAGCGACACGAGCAGTCGCGCCCCCTGTTCGAGGTCACGCAGAAGATTGCCAGCTTCGACTGGGACTTCGATGCCCTCCGGACGCTGCACGACAGGCTGAACGCCTGCATGAAGTCCGAGCAGCGCGCGCTCCTCGACCCGGACCCGGCTTTGCGACTTCGCCGGGACGCGGGCGCCGGTCCACCGCGGCTTTCGCCGGCTCCACATGCTGCCAGCCCGCATCCGGCCGGGATGGCGGCGACTCCCGCCTCCCACCCCCCCGGACACGCGCTCCCGGAGGCCCCGAGACCCCTCTGACACCCGGGCGCTGCGGGCTGATCGTCCTCCCCGGCCGCGCCGTCGGGCTTCGCCCGGCCCGATGCACAACCCGGAGAGCCTCTCCGCGCAGGCACGTCCCCAAGGTCGCATGGCGGCCGAGGAGTGCTGACTGCCGGTCTTCGATCTGGGCATCCTGCTCGCCGCCCGCCCGGACCGACAGCGGCCCGCGCCTCATGGTGTGGGTCCTGCGGCAGGGCCGGGACGGCTGGCACTCGTTGGTCCTGCGGGTCGGGCGGACCGACGGGCTCGTCCGGCGAGAGGACGCACCGCGCTCCGGACCCGGCGCGGATCCCTGAAGGGCGGAGGCCCCGCCGGTCCCACAAGCGTCCGGCATGGCGACGAGGTTCCGCTTCTCGACCTCGACTGGCTGCTCGACAGTCCGCGGCTGGCGTCGCTTGCCGTTCCCGGGCGGTTGCCCCTGACGCGACGCCGGTCCCCGGAGCACGAGGCGGAGGCCAGGTCAGCGGTCTTACCCGGAGGGCTTTCCTCAGCGCCCCGCGGCTGGCCACATCCGCGCGAAGACCCCGTCGCGCCGCACGAGGGCATGGTGAAGCGCCGCCCCCGCATGCAGCAGCACGAGCGGGATCAGCGCCATGGCCGTCGCCCAGTGCAGGCTGCTGGCCGCCTTGCCCACCGCCTCCATCTTCGGCAGGCGCGGCAGGCCGAGCGCGTCCCAGCCTTCCAGCGGAAAGCCCCCGGCGGTGACCCGCACGAAGCCCGAAACCGCCATCAGGATCAGCAGCGCGTAAAGCAGCCCATGCGTCAGCCGCGCGATCCGCGCCTGCCAGTCGGGAACCGAGGCGGGAAGCGGCGGGGGCGGATGCGCGCCGCGGTAGGCGAGGCGCACGAGCATCAGGAGCCCCACGATCACGCCGGCGTTCTTGTGGAAGATGAAGAGCGTATCCTGCACCGGGCGCGGCAGCCCCTCGGTCGTCATGATCAGTCCTGCCGGGATCATGCAGAGCACGATCGCGGCGACCGTCCAGTGCAGGAAGCGGGCGGTGGGCCGGTAGGTTTCGGTCATCGGTGCCTCTCCCAGTTTCCCGCGAAGTCTGCGCCATCCGGGCCCTTCGCGCCAGCGCGACGGTCGACGGGGCCGGGATGCCGCCCATCGGGTTCCCCTCGCCATCCTGGGGCCCGCGCCGCCTGCCCGCTTGACCGCGCGCCGCCGGCTCCTGCACCACTGAAGATCGGGTTCCCCTCGCCATCCTGCAGCCCGCGCCGCCCGCCCGCTTGACCGCGCGCCGCCGGCCCCTGCATCACTGAAGATCGGGTTCCCCTCGCCATCCTGCGGCCCGCGCCGCCCGCCCGCTTGACCGCGCGCCGCCGGCTCCTACACCGCTGGAGATGGACGCCGCACCCGATCCCGCCCTGCCGCCGCTGCCCCGGGATCACGTGGTCCGGGTGCGCGCGGCCTTTCTGGCGCTGGGGCTTCTGCACCTCGCCCTCGTGGGGCTTCTGGGTCACCGGCTCGGCGGCGGGGCGGTCGCGCTGGCGCTCGCGATCTTCGCGGGCGTGCTGGCCGTGGCAGGAGCCGCCCTCAGGGGCCGCTACCCGCATCCGCGGCTGGGGCTCTGCAACGCCGTGACGCAACTGCGCGCGGCGCTGGTGGCGGTGATCGCGGTGCCGCTGGTCGTGCCGGGGCTGCTGGCGGAACAGGCCGGGCCCGCCTGGGCGGTGGTGGCCCTCGCGACGCTCGCGCTTGCGCTCGACGGGCTGGACGGCTGGCTGGCGCGCCGGGCCGGACTGGTGTCGGACTTCGGCGCGCGCTTCGACGTGGAGGTGGACGCGCTGCTTGCGCTGACGCTGGCGTGCCTTGTCGCGCAGGGCGGCAAGGTCGGCCTCTGGGTGCTGGCGCTGGGGCTCATGCGCTACGCCTTCGTGGCCGCGGCATGGCTCTGGCCCTGGCTATCGGCGCCCCTGCCCGAGAGCCGTGCGCGCAAGCTGGTCTGCGTGATCCAGATCGCGACGCTGATCGCGCTTCTCGCGCCGCCCGTCGGCGCAGGAGCGGCCCCTCTGCTGGCAGGAGGGGCTTTGGCCCTGCTCTCCTGGTCCTTCGGGCGCGACGTGGCATGGCTCGCGCGGCGCTGAGCCTCCTGCTCATCGGCCTCGTGCTGGCGCAGCCGAACCAGCCCGCAGCCGTTCCCCGGTTTCCGCTGGAACTGCCGGTGATCGTGGCGATCCTGATCGCATGGCCGGGCCGGGCGCGGGGGCTGCGGACGCTTACGGTCGCGGCGCTCGTGGCGGGGGTGGTGCTGAAGGGGCTGGACCTCGCCCTGCACCTTGCCTTCGGGCGCCCCTTCGACCCGGTCGCCGACCTGCCGCTCCTCGCCTCGGCGCTGGAGCTGGGCGAAGGGGCGCTGGGGCCGGCACTGACCCTTCTGGCGGCGCTGGCGCTCGGAGCGGGCCTCGCCGCGCTGGCCGCGGCCCTCTGGTGGGCGACGGGCCTCTGGACAAGGCACGATCCCCCCCGGCGCGGATGGGCCTTGGTCGCGGTCGTGCTCGCGGCGGGCCTGGCGGCAGCCGATCTCGCGGCGCCCGAGCGCGTGCCGGGCGCGGCCTTCACCACGGCGCTGAGCGTGGAGCGCGGGAGGGCGGCGCGGCGCGCGCTGGACGATCTCGCGGCCTTCCGGAGGGCCACCGCGGCCGACCCCTGGGCGGGACATCCGGATCCCTTCGCGCGCCTCGGGGAGGCCGAACTCCGCATCATCTTCGTCGAAAGCTACGGCCGCGCCAGCTTCGACAATCCGCTCTACGCCCCCCATGCCGCGCTGATGGCCGAGGCCGAGGCCGGCATCGCCGCCCGAGGCCTCGCGATGCGCTCGGGCTGGCTCGGCTCTCCGGTGGCCGGCGGGCAAAGCTGGCTTGCCCATGCGACGCTTGCCTCGGGGCTCCGGATCGACAGCGCCACCCGCTACAGCGCCCTGCTGGCCAGCCCCCGCAGGACGCTGTTCGAGCTTGCGCGCGCTTCGGGCCACGAGACGCTCGCCGTGATGCCGGGGATCGTGCGCGACTGGCCCGAGGGCCGGAGGCTCGGCTTCTCGCGCATCCTCGCGGCGGCGGATCTGGGCTATCGCGGCCAGCCCTTCAACTGGGTGACGATGCCCGACCAGTTCACCCTCGCAGCCTTCGACCGGCAGGGGCATCAGCCCGCCCGCGTGGCCCAGATCGTGCTGATCTCCAGCCACGCGCCCTGGGTGCCGGAGCCGCGGATGGTGCCGTGGGAGAAGCTGGGCGACGGGCGGATCTTCGACGCGCAGGCCACGGCGGGCGACCCGCCCGAGGTCGTCTGGCGCGATCCCGGCCGGGTCCGTGCGGCCTACCGCTCATCGCTCGGCTATGCGCTGCGCGCGGTCACCGCCCATGCGACCCGCTCGGGGCACGGGGCGCTGACGCTGATCCTCGGCGATCATCCGCCGGCGCCCTTCGTCTCGGGCCTGCCGGGGCGCGACGTGCCCGCCCACCTGATCGGCCCGCCCGAGCTTCTGGCGCCCTTCGACGGCTGGGGCTGGACCGAGGGGCTGATCCCCGCGCCGGACCTGCCCGTCCTGCCGATGGAGGCCTTCCGCGACCGCTTCCTGAGCGCGCTTTCGGGCCGGCCCTGAGCGCCCGGCCGCGCGGGGGCGGCGCCGGCCTGCCGGAAGGCTTGCCGGCGGGGGACGGGCGCCCTAGCCTTGCCATGACAGCGGGGAGAGACGGGCATGGTCGACTTCCGGGTGACGCGACGGGGAATGCTGGGCCTCGGGCTGGCCGGGCTGGGATTGGCCGCCACGCGGGGCCAGGCGCAGACCGCGGTCGCGATGCAGCTCTCCTGGCTCCATTCCGTGCAGTTCGCCGGCAGCTACATCGCCGAAGCCCGCGGCTACTGGCGCGACGAGGGGCTCGCGGTGGCGCTCCACCCCGGCGGACCCAATGCGCCGGTCGAACCCCCGGTGGCCTCGGGGCGGGCGCTGGTGGGGATCTCGGCCGCCGACTACACCGCCGCGGCGGTGGCCGAGGGGGCGCCCTTCCGCATCCTCGCCGTGGCCATGCAGAAGAACCCCTTCGCCATCGCCTCGCTGCCCGCGCGGCCGGTCACCTCCCCGGCCGATCTGCCCGGCCTGCGGATCGGCATGGCGCTGGCCAACATGCCGGTGCTCAAGGCGCTCTGCCTGCTGAACGGGGTGGACATGGACCGGATCGAGGTCGTGCCCACGCAATACGACGCGGCCCCCCTTCTGGCGGGTCAGGTGGATTGCCTGCTTTGCTGGGCGACCGACCTGCCGGTGGCCATGGCGGTGCGCGGCATCGACTGCGTCACCATGCTGATGGCCGATTTCGGCTATGTGCTGCATTCGCAGACCTACATCGCGACCGAAGACAGCATCGCCTCTCGCCGGAGCGAGCTGGTTGCCCTCCTGCGCGGCGAGGTGCGGGGCTGGGAGGACTGCCGCGCCGATCCGGCCGCGGCGGTGCGCCTGACGCTCGATCGTCACCCCGATGCGGGCCTCGATCCGGCGGTGCAGGCGCTTCAGATCGAACGGCAACTGCCGCTGATGTTCCCGGACCTGACCGGGGCCCACGGCTTCGGCTGGTTCACCGAGGAGACGGTGGCGGCCAACATCCGGACGCTCAAGCTTCTGGGGCGCGAGGTCGGGCCGGATCTCTGGGACCGCTCGATCCTCGAGGACCTCCGTGGCTGAGCCCCCGCCGGAGGTGGCCTGCCGGGGCCTCGCCCGCACCTACGGCTCCGGCCCTCGCGCCATCGAGGCCGTGCGGCCCTTCACCCTGACCTTCGAGGCGGGCCGCACCACGGCCCTCGTCGGCCCCTCGGGCTGCGGCAAGTCCACGCTTCTGCGCATGATCGCGGGGCTCGAGACGCCCTCGGCCGGCGCAGTGACCATCGGAGGCGCGGCGCCGATCGAGGTCTGCCGCCGCGGCGGGCTGTCGGTCGCCTTCCAGGAGGCCGCGCTCCTGCCCTGGCGCACGGTCGAGGGCAACGTGAGCCTCGCCCTGCGGCTGGCGCGGCGACGGCCCGACGCGCAAGCGGTGGCGCGGCTCATCCGGCTCGTGGGCCTCGAAGGGTTCGAGAAGCGCCGCCCGGCCGAGCTTTCCGGCGGCATGCGCCAGCGCGCGGCGATCGCCCGCTGCCTCGTGACCGCGCCGGGGCTCTTGCTGCTCGACGAGCCCTTCGGTTCGGTGGACGAGCTGACCCGCCTGCGACTCGACCTCGACCTGCCGCGGCTCTGGCAGGAGCGGGGAACGACCGCGATCCTCGTCACCCATTCCGTGTCCGAGGCGGTGCTGCTCGCGGACCGCGTGGTGGTGCTTTCGCCGCGGCCGGGCGCGGTGGTGGCCGATCTTGCCATCCCCCTGCCCCGTCCCCGCCAGGCGGCAATGGTGCGCGAGACGCGGTTCCTCGACCTCGTGACCGAGATCACCGCGGGCCTTGCCGAGGGAGGGGCAGCCGACTGGCCGCTCGCCGCGCAGTGATCGCCCGCGTGGCGGGATGGCTGCTCGCGCTGCTGCTGTGGGAACTGGCGGCGCGGGCCCTGTCCGCCACGCATCTGCTGGCGGGACCGACAGAGGTCGCGGCCTGGCTTTTCGCCCATGCCGGCCTAGCGGGGCGCGCCCTCGCGGTCACGGCGGGCGAGGCCGCGCTGGGGTTCCTTGCCGGCAACCTCGCCGCGGTGCTGCTGGCCGGGCTCGCCGTCCTGGTGCCGCGGCGGGGGGCGGTGGTCATCTCGCTCCTGATGCTCTTCGGCTTCTGCCTGCCGCTGGTGGCGACGGGGCCGATCCTGCGCGTGCTCTGGGGGCCGGGGATCGGGCCGCAGGTGACGCTCGCGGCCCTTGCGGTCGCCTTCACCACCTACCTGTCGGTGCTGGTCGGCCTGCGCGCCGCGCCGCCCGTCTGGCTGGACATGGTGCGCAGCTACGGCCGCGGGCGGCTGTCGGCACTCCTGCACGTCCGCGCCCGGGGCGCCCTGCCCTACCTCATGGCCGGCTTGCAGATCGCGGCGCCCGCGGCCTTCCTCGGCGCGCTGGTGGGCGAGTTCACGGGGGCCGAGCGCGGCCTCGGCGTGCTGGTCATCCGGGCGCTGCGCGAGATCGACGCGCCGGCGACCTGGGGGCTGGCCACGGTCGCCGCCGCGGTCACGATCACCGCGCACGCGGCCATCGGCGCGCTCGCGCGACGGCTGCATGCGGAACCGCCGCTGATCCTCGCCACCGCGCCCTCCGGCGGGGTCGGCCCGCTGCCCGTGCTCGCCGCGGCGGCAGTGGCGCTCCTGCTCTGGGCCGGGGCGATGGAGGCCGCGGGCCTCAGCCCGTTCTTCGCCAAGCGGCCCTGGGACGTCTGGGCCTTCCTCGCAAGCGATCCCGAGGCCGCCGCGCATCGCACCCTCCTTGCCGCGGCCACCGCCGAGACGCTGCGCATGGCCGTGCCGGGCTATCTGGCCGGGCTGCTGGCGGGGGTCGGGCTGGCCGCGCTCGTCGTCCTCGTGCCACGGGCCGAGGGGATGGTCCTGCCGCTCGCCGTGGCCCTTCGCGCGGTTCCGATCGTGACGACGGCGCCGCTGGTGGTCCTGGCGCTGGGTCGGGGACCGGCGGGGACGGTGACCATCGTGGCGCTCATGATCTTCTTCCCCACCCTGACGGCCTGCCTTCACGGACTGCGGCAGGTGCCCGCCCCGGTGCTCGACCTCTTCGACAGCCATGCCGCGGGGCGCGGGACGCGGCTGGTCCACGCCCAGCTTCCCGCCATGCTGCCCGCCTTCTTCGCCTCGGCGCGGATGGCGGTCCCGGCGGCGATCCTGGCCGCCACCACCGCGGAATGGCTCGCCACCGGAACCGGGCTCGGCGCGCTGATGGCGGTCAGCGCCTCGACCTCGGCCTATGGCATGCTCTGGAGCGCGACCCTGCTGATCGCGCTCTCGGCCTGCCTCGTCTGGGGCGCCGTCGGCCAGCTGGAACGGGCCGTCCTCTCGCGCACCGCGGCCGAGCAGCTGGCATGAGGGCCGTCTTCGCGATCCCCGGCGATCCCACGCGGCGGACGGGCGGCTTCCTCTACGAATGGTCGCTTCTCTCGGCGCTGAACGCCGGCGGGCGCGAGGTCGCGCATCTGCGCCTGCCGGCGGGCTTCCCCGATCCCGACGCGGCCGAGACGGCCGAGGCGGCGCGCCGTCTCGCCGAGGTGCCCGAGGGCGTGCCGGTGATCCTCGACGGCCTGGTGCATGGCGCGATCGAGACCCCGGCGCTCGCGCGGATGCGCGCGCCGCTTGTCGCCATGACCCACCATCCGCTGGCGCTGGAAACGGGCCTCTCCCCAGCCCGCGCGGCCCTTCTGCGCGCGCGGGAGACCGCGAACCTCGCGTTGGCGGCGCATGTGCTGGTGCCCAGCCCGCACACCGCGCGCCTGCTGGTGCAGGAATACGGCGTGCCCGCCGACCGGATCACCGTGGCGCTGCCGGGCTTCCCCCGGCCCGAGACCGGGCGCAGGCCCCTCGATCCGCCGCTGATCCTGTCGGTCGGCATCCTCGTGCCGCGCAAGGGGCATGACGTGCTGCTCTCGGCGCTCGCGCGGATTGCCGATCTCGACTGGCAGGCGAGGATCGTGGGCGCGCCCTATTTCCCCGGCACCGCCGAGGCGCTTCGGGCGCAGCGCGACGCGCTCGGGCTTTCCGATCGCGTGGTCTTCACGGGCGAACTGTCCGAGG
This genomic window from Rhodobacter sp. CZR27 contains:
- a CDS encoding NAD(P)/FAD-dependent oxidoreductase; this translates as MARKTYDAIIVGARVAGAATALLLARAGARVLIVDRDPAIGDTLSTHALMRPAVGLLERWGLLDGLVAAGTPWVRQAHFHYGSDRITVPVKRIDRAEGLLAPRRRLLDPTILAAAVAAGAELALGTTVEGCLRAGNRIVGAVLRRPDGERCTLQADLVVGADGRMSRIAEMVGARPLILSTERTATLYGYVPNIPNEGYRWFFGQEASAGVIPTNDGLHCVFAACRPADYSAHFADARNGMAAILRGFDPALAQRVLQAPSGHLRRFLGAPGHMRKRAGEGWALVGDAACFKDPATAHGITDALLDADALSRSLLRDGTPDRYGCERHEQSRPLFEVTQKIASFDWDFDALRTLHDRLNACMKSEQRALLDPDPALRLRRDAGAGPPRLSPAPHAASPHPAGMAATPASHPPGHALPEAPRPL
- a CDS encoding cytochrome b, which translates into the protein MTETYRPTARFLHWTVAAIVLCMIPAGLIMTTEGLPRPVQDTLFIFHKNAGVIVGLLMLVRLAYRGAHPPPPLPASVPDWQARIARLTHGLLYALLILMAVSGFVRVTAGGFPLEGWDALGLPRLPKMEAVGKAASSLHWATAMALIPLVLLHAGAALHHALVRRDGVFARMWPAAGR
- a CDS encoding CDP-alcohol phosphatidyltransferase family protein — translated: MDAAPDPALPPLPRDHVVRVRAAFLALGLLHLALVGLLGHRLGGGAVALALAIFAGVLAVAGAALRGRYPHPRLGLCNAVTQLRAALVAVIAVPLVVPGLLAEQAGPAWAVVALATLALALDGLDGWLARRAGLVSDFGARFDVEVDALLALTLACLVAQGGKVGLWVLALGLMRYAFVAAAWLWPWLSAPLPESRARKLVCVIQIATLIALLAPPVGAGAAPLLAGGALALLSWSFGRDVAWLARR
- a CDS encoding sulfatase, producing the protein MARAALSLLLIGLVLAQPNQPAAVPRFPLELPVIVAILIAWPGRARGLRTLTVAALVAGVVLKGLDLALHLAFGRPFDPVADLPLLASALELGEGALGPALTLLAALALGAGLAALAAALWWATGLWTRHDPPRRGWALVAVVLAAGLAAADLAAPERVPGAAFTTALSVERGRAARRALDDLAAFRRATAADPWAGHPDPFARLGEAELRIIFVESYGRASFDNPLYAPHAALMAEAEAGIAARGLAMRSGWLGSPVAGGQSWLAHATLASGLRIDSATRYSALLASPRRTLFELARASGHETLAVMPGIVRDWPEGRRLGFSRILAAADLGYRGQPFNWVTMPDQFTLAAFDRQGHQPARVAQIVLISSHAPWVPEPRMVPWEKLGDGRIFDAQATAGDPPEVVWRDPGRVRAAYRSSLGYALRAVTAHATRSGHGALTLILGDHPPAPFVSGLPGRDVPAHLIGPPELLAPFDGWGWTEGLIPAPDLPVLPMEAFRDRFLSALSGRP
- a CDS encoding ABC transporter substrate-binding protein, with translation MVDFRVTRRGMLGLGLAGLGLAATRGQAQTAVAMQLSWLHSVQFAGSYIAEARGYWRDEGLAVALHPGGPNAPVEPPVASGRALVGISAADYTAAAVAEGAPFRILAVAMQKNPFAIASLPARPVTSPADLPGLRIGMALANMPVLKALCLLNGVDMDRIEVVPTQYDAAPLLAGQVDCLLCWATDLPVAMAVRGIDCVTMLMADFGYVLHSQTYIATEDSIASRRSELVALLRGEVRGWEDCRADPAAAVRLTLDRHPDAGLDPAVQALQIERQLPLMFPDLTGAHGFGWFTEETVAANIRTLKLLGREVGPDLWDRSILEDLRG
- a CDS encoding ABC transporter ATP-binding protein, with amino-acid sequence MAEPPPEVACRGLARTYGSGPRAIEAVRPFTLTFEAGRTTALVGPSGCGKSTLLRMIAGLETPSAGAVTIGGAAPIEVCRRGGLSVAFQEAALLPWRTVEGNVSLALRLARRRPDAQAVARLIRLVGLEGFEKRRPAELSGGMRQRAAIARCLVTAPGLLLLDEPFGSVDELTRLRLDLDLPRLWQERGTTAILVTHSVSEAVLLADRVVVLSPRPGAVVADLAIPLPRPRQAAMVRETRFLDLVTEITAGLAEGGAADWPLAAQ
- a CDS encoding ABC transporter permease; translation: MARVAGWLLALLLWELAARALSATHLLAGPTEVAAWLFAHAGLAGRALAVTAGEAALGFLAGNLAAVLLAGLAVLVPRRGAVVISLLMLFGFCLPLVATGPILRVLWGPGIGPQVTLAALAVAFTTYLSVLVGLRAAPPVWLDMVRSYGRGRLSALLHVRARGALPYLMAGLQIAAPAAFLGALVGEFTGAERGLGVLVIRALREIDAPATWGLATVAAAVTITAHAAIGALARRLHAEPPLILATAPSGGVGPLPVLAAAAVALLLWAGAMEAAGLSPFFAKRPWDVWAFLASDPEAAAHRTLLAAATAETLRMAVPGYLAGLLAGVGLAALVVLVPRAEGMVLPLAVALRAVPIVTTAPLVVLALGRGPAGTVTIVALMIFFPTLTACLHGLRQVPAPVLDLFDSHAAGRGTRLVHAQLPAMLPAFFASARMAVPAAILAATTAEWLATGTGLGALMAVSASTSAYGMLWSATLLIALSACLVWGAVGQLERAVLSRTAAEQLA
- a CDS encoding glycosyltransferase family 4 protein is translated as MRAVFAIPGDPTRRTGGFLYEWSLLSALNAGGREVAHLRLPAGFPDPDAAETAEAARRLAEVPEGVPVILDGLVHGAIETPALARMRAPLVAMTHHPLALETGLSPARAALLRARETANLALAAHVLVPSPHTARLLVQEYGVPADRITVALPGFPRPETGRRPLDPPLILSVGILVPRKGHDVLLSALARIADLDWQARIVGAPYFPGTAEALRAQRDALGLSDRVVFTGELSEAELQSHYRQATLFALATRHEGYGMVFSEALLHGLPIVACATGAVPDTVPAQAGLLLPPDDAGAFAAALRELLEDPGKRARLAEAATRAGAALPQWADTAAVAGAVLDRLAR